The Cryomorphaceae bacterium genome includes the window AGCACTGGATGGCGTAATACCACTCCGCGTTCTCGGGAAACCAAACAGGTTGTGCCTGGGTGTTGAAACTTACAGCTACCAAAAGTGGTAACACAAAAACTTTGATGGATTTAAACATAGTGAGTTGGTTTTAGTGTTTTACAATTCTCTGTGAATAGCGGCTTTTGCCGTTGCTGACCTGCAACACGTACATGCCGGTTTGCAGTGAGGTAAGGGATAGTTGCATGGTGGTTGAGCCCCGCGATGACTCCTGTAAAACGAGGGCACCGGTGAGGTCAAAAACGTGAAGGCTCCACACTTCATGAGCGGGTTCTTCGGGCATTTCAAACCAAACATAGTCTGCAGCAGGATTGGGGAAAACTTTCAATTCAGAACCCCTGGTGTGCTCTTCCACGCTCACCGGCTCCGGCAACAGCCGCACCAACCCCCACTGGTCGTGGCCATCGTAGCGCGAAAAACGCCCGCCGACCATCAGCCCGCCGTTCTCCAGGTGCACTATGCGGTTAACCGCAGGAACGTTGATAATCGGGTTACTTCCGTTTTGCCAGTTGGCAGTATCGGCTCCCTGGCGGTGGAAAACATTTTGAACAAGCGACCCGTCTTGATTGAGCTTGGCGATATTGCCGCGTGGCTGACCATCTACAGTACGAAACCTACCGCCAATGATCAGTGATCCATCTGGTTCAAAAGCTATGGTAAAAATTGAACCAGGATAATGCTCACCGTCATTGATGTTATAATAAGCCAATTCACCGACCTGAAAGGTGGAATCTATAGAACCGTCAGCAAGCAACCGCAAATGCTTTAACCCGAGCAGCGAGTAGGCAAATCCGGGTTCAATCCGGCTGATATACAGCCTGTTTTGATCATCTATCGCTCCGTGCAGCTTTTGAGGGTGCGATCCTCTAATAATACGCACACTCCACGTATAGTCAGGGAATGGCGACTGAAAAGTGGTATCCACGCTAAAGTCTGTGTTCAACCGGGCAATATTGGGCGATTCAAATCCTTCAATAAAATTGAACTCACCCGTAACCATCCATTTACCATCCAATGTAGGGTATAAATCGATAAGGTTTGTATGGAAAGGTTCCTCGCATTTGAGCGGCTCAAAAGTAAGGTCCGGGCTACCATCGGGATGTACTCGTACCAGTTGGCGGCGATCTTCGAGGTTATTGGTATCCGGGCTAAAGCGGCCAGCCACCAATATTCTGTTGTCTTCCAGTATCTGGTACATATTAACATGCGGGGTTGGCGGAGCACTGGGTATGTATGGTACATAGCTTAAATCAAAAAAAGGTGCGGAAGGTGGAATACCATTGGCATCGACTGGCACCAAGGTGTTGGGTATCCGATAAAGATACCCCTCCTGATAGAATAGCATTAAAGAAACTGAGATCGGGTCACCTGGAATAGCAAATGACTCGTCAATAGAACCGTCGTTGAAAAATCGCACCCCTTTTTTGATACTGTAT containing:
- a CDS encoding T9SS C-terminal target domain-containing protein, yielding MELTFKIMCRHFLLIWIWSVSAATTTGQTMDYFYDPGFTPPNVIGGSSGSSANSILVHADGRYTITGGFQFNAPYSIKKGVRFFNDGSIDESFAIPGDPISVSLMLFYQEGYLYRIPNTLVPVDANGIPPSAPFFDLSYVPYIPSAPPTPHVNMYQILEDNRILVAGRFSPDTNNLEDRRQLVRVHPDGSPDLTFEPLKCEEPFHTNLIDLYPTLDGKWMVTGEFNFIEGFESPNIARLNTDFSVDTTFQSPFPDYTWSVRIIRGSHPQKLHGAIDDQNRLYISRIEPGFAYSLLGLKHLRLLADGSIDSTFQVGELAYYNINDGEHYPGSIFTIAFEPDGSLIIGGRFRTVDGQPRGNIAKLNQDGSLVQNVFHRQGADTANWQNGSNPIINVPAVNRIVHLENGGLMVGGRFSRYDGHDQWGLVRLLPEPVSVEEHTRGSELKVFPNPAADYVWFEMPEEPAHEVWSLHVFDLTGALVLQESSRGSTTMQLSLTSLQTGMYVLQVSNGKSRYSQRIVKH